The following proteins are co-located in the Paralichthys olivaceus isolate ysfri-2021 chromosome 2, ASM2471397v2, whole genome shotgun sequence genome:
- the dstyk gene encoding dual serine/threonine and tyrosine protein kinase, translating to MEGNVQQQKATPLSRELTRIFNSYNKHSIQLKKNLKETNSFFREIRQNYSNACASTMSSDSASLEAGQFSCISFPSHEEEFLRNTVGATPYILVLGQDCAARYQLLNCLLGERLLPLGPEAGEACEGVQGTVCKRRKLCFTHGRQTRLSLALPGQYELVHQLAANCGRWDTVPREDLEIHEECEDPAHRLAELEITLHHPLLQEAKVMVVPCPSVQPIEEALEDCTRSVIPIILYAINQDSLSTEQVAELWKVKELLFFPICFIRIPHTIPVASPEPGRHAEKEKEREKSALHKQLLSLGFLSSPSGNCTCGAPTQVSTPGSKPQSTLGEAFERLHRLLVPFTRQVLQNQQVEAASLLNGIHCRCLDLFINQAFDMQRDLQITPRRLEYTREKEGELFTSLMAIANRKQEEMKEMIVETLGSMKEQLLEDAANLEFTDIIVTTNGEPVTSKEIKSCIHQIQELIVVRLNQAVANKLTSSVDYLRESFVGTLERCLNSLEKSTIDSYVHNITSNHLKQLLNAAYHVEVTFHSGSSVTRLVWEQIKQIIHRITFVNPPAITPEWKRKVAQDAIESLSAAKLARSICSQFRTRLNSSHEAFAASLRQLEEGHTGRLERTEDLWLRVRKDHAPRLARLSLESRSLRDVLLHGKPKLGRELGRGQYGVVYLCDSWGGHYPCALKSVVPPDDKHWNDLALEFHYTRTLPKHERLVDLHGSVIDHTYAGGSSIAVLLIMERLHRDLYTGLKAGLSMKDRLQIALDVVEGIRFLHSQGLLHRDIKLKNVLLDKQNRAKITDLGFCKPEAMMSGSIVGTPIHMAPELFTGKYDNSVDVYAFGILFWYLCTGSVKLPEAFEKCSSKDQLWTNVKKGARPERLSSFDEECWQLMEACWNGDPSQRPLLGIVEPRLQSIMVRLCNCGSEQKSSSLEDSN from the exons ATGGAGGGAAATGTACAGCAACAGAAAGCGACCCCTCTATCTCGGGAGCTGACGAGGATATTCAACAGCTACAACAAGCACTCCATCCAGCTGAAGAAGAACCTGAAGGAGACCAACTCTTTCTTCCGGGAAATCAGACAAAACTACAGCAATGCCTGTGCATCCACCATGAGCTCGGATTCAGCTTCTCTGGAGGCAG GCCAGTTTAGCTGCATCTCCTTCCCGAGCCATGAGGAAGAGTTTTTACGCAACACAGTCGGTGCTACCCCGTACATCCTGGTACTGGGCCAGGATTGTGCTGCCCGCTACCAGCTGCTCAATTGCCTTCTGGGGGAAAGGCTGCTACCGCTGGGCCCTGAGGCCGGTGAGGCTTGTGAAGGAGTCCAGGGCACTGTCTGCAAGAGGCGAAAGTTGTGTTTCACGCATGGGAGACAGACACGGCTCAGCTTGGCTCTGCCCGGCCAGTATGAACTGGTGCACCAGTTGGCAGCTAACTGTGGCCGCTGGGATACAGTTCCAAGGGAGGACCTGGAGATCCATGAGGAGTGTGAGGACCCAGCACACAGGCTGGCAGAGCTAGAGATCACCCTGCATCACCCGCTGCTACAG GAAGCAAAGGTCATGGTGGTGCCTTGTCCAAGTGTCCAGCCCATTGAGGAGGCCCTGGAAGACTGCACTCGCAGCGTGATCCCCATCATACTCTACGCCATCAACCAGGACTCTCTTTCCACAGAGCAGGTGGCAGAGCTCTGGAAGGTCAAAGAGCTGCTCTTCTTTCCCATCTGTTTTATTCGTATCCCTCACACCATTCCAGTAGCCTCCCCAGAACCTGGCCGCCatgcagagaaggagaaagagagagagaagagcgcCCTCCACAAGCAGCTGCTGTCCCTTGGGTTCCTCAGTAGTCCGTCAGGAAACTGCACCTGTGGTGCCCCTACACAGGTGTCCACCCCAGGCTCCAAGCCCCAGAGCACGCTGGGCGAGGCTTTTGAAAGACTGCATCGGTTGCTGGTGCCATTCACTCGCCAAGTGCTTCAAAACCAGCAGGTGGAGGCTGCCAGTCTGCTTAACGGGATACATTGTCGATGTCTAGATCTTTTCATCAACCAG GCCTTTGACATGCAGAGGGACCTGCAGATAACACCACGCAGGCTGGAGTACACCCGTGAGAAAGAAGGTGAACTGTTCACCTCCCTTATGGCCATTGCTAACCGCAAACAGGAAGAGATGAAGGAGATGATTGTGGAGACACTCGGCAGCATGAAGGAGCAGTTACTGGAGGACGCTGCCAACCTGGAGTTTACAG ACATCATTGTAACAACCAATGGAGAGCCCGTTACGTCAAAGGAGATCAAATCTTGCATCCACCAGATCCAGGAGCTGATAGTGGTCCGTTTGAATCAGGCTGTGGCGAATAAACTGACCAGCTCTGTGGATTATCTGAGGGAGAGCTTCGTAGGAACTCTGGAAAGATGCCTCAACAGTCTTGAAAAGTCCACCATTGACTCTTACGTCCACAATATCACCTCCAATCACCTCAAACAG TTATTAAATGCTGCCTATCATGTGGAGGTCACATTTCACTCAGGATCCTCTGTCACACGACTCGTCTGGGAACAAATCAAACAG ATAATCCACAGGATAACATTCGTGAACCCTCCTGCCATCACTCCAGAGTGGAAGCGAAAAGTGGCCCAGGACGCCATAGAAAGCCTCAGTGCTGCCAAACTGGCCCGAAGCATCTGCTCCCAGTTCAGGACTCGCCTCAACAGTTCCCATGAGGCCTTTGCAGCATCTCTGCGCCAG TTGGAGGAGGGTCATACAGGGCGTCTGGAGCGTACTGAGGACCTGTGGCTGCGTGTGAGGAAGGACCACGCCCCTCGGTTGGCCCGCCTGTCTCTGGAAAGCCGCTCCCTACGTGATGTTCTGCTGCACG GTAAGCCTAAGCTTGGGCGAGAGTTGGGTCGAGGCCAGTACGGAGTTGTGTACTTGTGTGACAGCTGGGGAGGACACTACCCATGTGCCTTAAAGTCTGTGGTTCCACCTGATGATAAACACTGGAATGACCTGGCTTTAGAGTTTCACTACACAAG GACTTTGCCAAAGCATGAAAGGCTCGTCGACCTGCATGGCTCAGTGATCGATCACACCTACGCAGGCGGCTCCAGCATCGCTGTGCTGCTCATCATGGAGCGGCTGCACAGAGACCTCTACACAGGCCTGAAG GCGGGTTTATCGATGAAGGACAGACTTCAGATTGCACTGGATGTGGTGGAGGGGATCCGCTTCCTGCACAGTCAAGGTCTCCTGCACAGAGACATAAAGCTAAAAAATGTTCTG CTGGATAAACAAAATCGTGCAAAGATCACAGACCTTGGCTTCTGTAAACCAGAGGCCATGATGTCTGGGAGCATCGTAGGGACCCCCATCCACATGGCTCCAGAGCTGTTTACAG GAAAGTATGATAACTCCGTCGACGTCTATGCCTTCGGGATCCTGTTCTGGTACCTCTGCACCGGTTCAGTAAAACTCCCAGAAGCCTTTGAGAAGTGTTCCAGCAAGGACCAgctctggactaatgttaaaaaag GTGCCCGACCAGAGCGGCTGTCTAGTTTCGACGAGGAGTGCTGGCAGCTGATGGAGGCCTGCTGGAACGGGGACCCCTCCCAGAGGCCACTGCTTGGTATCGTGGAGCCCAGATTGCAGAGCATCATGGTCCGACTCTGCAACTGCGGCTCGGAACAGAAGAGCAGCAGTCTGGAGgactcaaactga